Proteins encoded within one genomic window of Acidithiobacillus sp. AMEEHan:
- a CDS encoding LysM domain-containing protein — protein sequence MRKRVVPLAIACALLGPIAPGLALAEPAVVSQQLGSYVVRPGDTLWGIAAHFLKNPWEWQKIWHANPQIRNPNLIYPGDRIVLYRMPNGEPAVEVVPLQPQLQVTAIPSYHTGIIMPFLHSPAIIANKQEYEKLPYLAAALHERPAYTAGDRVFVSGLDQAAVGTRYSIVRLGTELHRLADPKPLGYSMINLGTAELLHNGGEAEIRILSARREISLGDRLVPITPSPTPHYFPSAPKRAVAAQIVAKANNAEELTVGQVVILDQGANAQLQPGNVMEIDDSARMGKNAVTGKDFPLPPEKIGTLMIFRVFPQVSYAVITAATRGIPLGADVYYPTAGPAKLQQEAELTP from the coding sequence ATGCGGAAACGTGTTGTGCCCCTGGCTATTGCCTGCGCCCTGTTGGGCCCTATCGCCCCTGGCCTGGCACTCGCCGAGCCAGCAGTTGTCAGCCAGCAGTTGGGCAGTTATGTCGTACGACCCGGTGATACCCTATGGGGCATCGCCGCCCATTTCCTCAAAAATCCCTGGGAATGGCAAAAGATTTGGCACGCCAACCCGCAGATCCGCAACCCCAACCTGATCTACCCAGGCGATCGCATCGTCCTCTATCGGATGCCCAATGGCGAACCCGCCGTCGAGGTCGTTCCCCTGCAACCCCAACTGCAGGTAACGGCCATTCCCAGTTACCATACCGGCATCATCATGCCCTTTCTGCATAGCCCGGCCATCATCGCCAACAAGCAGGAGTACGAAAAACTGCCCTATCTCGCTGCGGCACTGCATGAGCGTCCCGCCTATACCGCCGGGGACCGGGTTTTCGTCAGCGGCCTCGACCAGGCTGCGGTGGGAACCCGCTACAGCATCGTGCGTCTGGGTACCGAGCTGCATCGTCTGGCCGATCCCAAGCCGCTGGGCTATAGCATGATCAATCTGGGCACGGCAGAGTTACTGCACAACGGTGGCGAGGCGGAAATTCGGATTCTCTCAGCGCGGCGGGAAATCAGTCTGGGCGACCGTCTGGTGCCGATCACCCCAAGCCCGACGCCGCACTACTTCCCGAGCGCACCCAAACGCGCCGTTGCTGCACAAATCGTCGCCAAAGCCAACAATGCCGAGGAACTCACAGTGGGTCAGGTGGTCATTCTCGACCAAGGCGCAAACGCCCAACTACAACCGGGCAACGTCATGGAAATCGACGATTCCGCACGGATGGGCAAGAATGCCGTCACCGGCAAGGACTTCCCCCTACCTCCGGAAAAAATTGGTACCCTGATGATTTTCCGGGTCTTTCCCCAGGTCTCCTATGCCGTCATCACTGCGGCAACGCGCGGCATTCCCCTCGGAGCCGACGTCTATTATCCTACTGCCGGACCCGCAAAATTGCAGCAGGAGGCTGAACTCACTCCTTGA
- the def gene encoding peptide deformylase: MALLKIVEYPDTRLKGLAQPVARIDREIRQLADDMAETMYDAPGIGLAAPQVAAEQRLIVVDVSDGRNELLTLINPEIIEKFGEEEMKEGCLSVPGVLETVRRAERVKVRAQDVQGKTLELEADGLLAVCLQHEIDHLNGVLFVDHLSRLKQNLIRRKAEKRVRQHG, translated from the coding sequence ATGGCGCTTTTGAAAATTGTCGAATATCCCGATACCCGCCTCAAAGGCCTGGCTCAGCCGGTGGCGCGCATCGATCGGGAAATCCGTCAATTGGCGGATGATATGGCGGAAACCATGTACGACGCCCCGGGCATTGGCCTGGCGGCACCGCAGGTGGCGGCAGAGCAGCGATTGATCGTCGTCGACGTCTCCGATGGACGCAATGAGCTGCTAACCTTGATCAATCCGGAGATCATCGAAAAGTTTGGTGAAGAGGAAATGAAGGAGGGTTGCCTTTCGGTGCCCGGTGTGCTGGAAACCGTGCGTCGCGCTGAGCGGGTCAAGGTGCGCGCTCAGGATGTCCAAGGCAAGACTCTGGAACTGGAGGCCGACGGCCTGCTGGCGGTCTGTCTGCAGCATGAAATCGACCACCTCAATGGTGTACTCTTTGTTGATCACCTTTCCCGCCTGAAACAAAACCTGATTCGTCGGAAGGCGGAGAAGCGGGTGCGCCAGCATGGCTGA
- the rsmB gene encoding 16S rRNA (cytosine(967)-C(5))-methyltransferase RsmB — MSEAVQGKRLRRAALLAYPAALAGERLDFLLDRSGLQRTERASLQWLLSGALRESQSLRDLLQGLLRPGKQDEQVLALLQLALYELRHGQRPDFAVVNDWVEASQSLGKTWAKGLINAVLRRYLRERTTLDKVLMSSESHPAWLLRRLQAAYPEDWPAIVAANLQPAPLWLRVNRQQLSRDAYQQHLQECGHPSRTDAQLPDALILPGSLPVRELPGWDAGWVTVQDGAAQLAAEILAPQPGERILDACAAPGGKTAHLLALGATNVLALDRSATRLGRLQAALQRQGLHAELREADAALPDTWSTGQLFDAILLDAPCSATGIIRRHPDILHREPDLVALREEQARLLRGLWRQLRPGGRLLYCTCSLLPEENEAQVQDFLAGHGDAMRVADPRCGQRLPGQDDMDGFFYALLRKVGTQA, encoded by the coding sequence TTGAGCGAGGCCGTGCAGGGGAAGCGCCTGCGCCGCGCCGCACTGCTTGCTTACCCCGCAGCATTGGCCGGCGAACGCCTGGACTTTCTCCTTGATCGTTCCGGACTGCAGAGGACGGAGCGCGCCAGTTTGCAGTGGTTACTCAGTGGCGCCTTGCGCGAGAGCCAGTCCCTGCGGGATCTGTTGCAGGGCCTGCTGCGCCCCGGTAAGCAGGACGAGCAGGTACTTGCCTTGCTGCAACTGGCTCTGTACGAATTGCGCCACGGGCAGCGCCCGGATTTTGCCGTCGTCAACGACTGGGTGGAGGCCAGCCAGTCCCTCGGCAAGACCTGGGCCAAAGGACTGATCAATGCCGTGCTGCGCCGCTACCTGCGCGAGCGCACGACCCTCGACAAGGTGCTGATGTCGTCGGAGTCGCATCCCGCGTGGCTGCTGCGGCGCCTGCAAGCGGCCTACCCGGAGGACTGGCCCGCCATTGTCGCTGCCAATCTCCAGCCCGCGCCGCTGTGGTTGCGTGTCAATCGTCAGCAGCTCAGTCGCGATGCGTACCAACAGCACTTGCAAGAATGCGGTCATCCCAGCCGCACGGATGCCCAACTGCCGGATGCCCTGATCCTCCCCGGCAGTTTGCCGGTACGCGAACTGCCGGGTTGGGATGCCGGCTGGGTCACAGTGCAGGACGGTGCTGCGCAACTGGCCGCAGAGATTCTCGCGCCCCAGCCGGGGGAGCGGATTCTCGACGCCTGCGCCGCGCCCGGCGGCAAAACCGCGCATCTGCTTGCCTTGGGGGCCACGAATGTACTGGCCCTGGACCGTTCCGCCACACGCCTAGGCCGCTTGCAGGCGGCTTTGCAAAGGCAAGGCCTCCACGCCGAGCTACGGGAGGCCGATGCGGCCCTGCCGGATACCTGGAGCACCGGGCAACTTTTTGATGCCATTCTCCTCGACGCGCCTTGCAGTGCCACAGGTATCATTCGTCGCCACCCCGATATCCTGCACCGCGAGCCGGACCTCGTCGCCTTGCGCGAAGAACAGGCGCGTTTGCTGCGCGGTCTTTGGCGACAGTTGCGACCCGGGGGCCGCCTGCTCTACTGCACCTGCTCCCTTCTGCCGGAAGAAAATGAAGCCCAGGTGCAGGATTTCCTCGCCGGGCACGGCGACGCCATGCGGGTGGCAGATCCGCGCTGCGGGCAACGCCTCCCCGGGCAGGACGACATGGATGGCTTCTTCTACGCGCTGCTGCGCAAGGTCGGTACGCAGGCATGA
- the fmt gene encoding methionyl-tRNA formyltransferase, whose protein sequence is MAEERRIVFAGTPDFAQIVLTRLLTRRDNVVGVLTQPDRPAGRGRKLQASPVKTLATQAGLPILQPESSRSPETLDWLGQLAPDLLIVVAFGQILPQAVLDLPRLGAINVHASLLPAWRGAAPIVRALAAGDRETGICIMQMEAGLDSGPVLWTRRTPILDTDTGASLHDRLAELGAEALCEALDRLWLGELRPRPQDHERATYAKKLRKEEARIDWSQDAATIERLVRAYHPYPVAHTSFREQPLRVWSARLGSTTGVPGTLLANIPEGPEIACGQGSLVLTQVQPAGKAQLSGGDFVRGYRPQAGEVCA, encoded by the coding sequence ATGGCTGAGGAGCGGCGCATCGTCTTTGCCGGAACTCCGGACTTTGCGCAGATCGTGCTGACCCGCTTGTTGACGCGTCGGGACAATGTGGTAGGCGTTTTGACGCAGCCGGACCGCCCTGCGGGTCGCGGGCGCAAACTCCAGGCGAGTCCGGTCAAGACCCTGGCGACGCAGGCGGGGCTGCCGATATTGCAGCCGGAATCCAGCCGCAGCCCGGAAACCCTCGACTGGTTGGGCCAGTTGGCCCCCGATTTGCTTATCGTGGTCGCCTTTGGCCAGATACTTCCGCAGGCGGTGCTCGATCTGCCGCGCCTCGGCGCCATCAATGTCCACGCCAGTCTCCTGCCGGCGTGGCGCGGTGCCGCTCCCATCGTCCGCGCACTGGCTGCCGGCGATCGGGAAACCGGGATCTGCATCATGCAGATGGAAGCCGGGCTGGACAGCGGCCCGGTGCTGTGGACGCGCCGCACGCCGATTCTGGACACGGATACCGGGGCCAGCCTGCACGATCGGCTGGCGGAACTCGGTGCCGAGGCCCTCTGCGAAGCCCTCGACCGCCTGTGGTTGGGAGAGCTTCGACCCCGGCCACAGGATCATGAACGGGCGACCTATGCCAAAAAGTTGCGCAAGGAGGAGGCGCGCATCGACTGGTCACAGGACGCCGCGACCATCGAACGCCTGGTACGTGCCTATCATCCCTATCCGGTGGCGCACACGAGTTTTCGGGAGCAACCGTTGCGTGTCTGGTCGGCGCGTCTTGGCAGCACTACCGGCGTGCCGGGCACGCTGCTCGCCAATATCCCGGAAGGGCCGGAAATCGCCTGCGGGCAGGGGAGTCTGGTGCTGACCCAGGTACAACCCGCGGGTAAGGCCCAACTTTCCGGCGGTGATTTTGTGCGCGGCTACCGTCCGCAAGCGGGCGAGGTTTGCGCTTGA
- a CDS encoding DUF494 family protein, with amino-acid sequence MEDVIDIISYLLDHLDEDEENSEIEEQLLAAGYPEEGIQRALDWMDGFDEDHSPENSRSAIRGYQPWENLQLSVATRGQLAEWEYLGVINSSIRERIIDRLLALELEETDLETLDWVAFLVMVNEDGPDGYWMDHLLSPDGRRILH; translated from the coding sequence ATGGAAGACGTCATCGATATCATCAGCTACCTGCTCGACCACCTCGACGAGGACGAGGAAAACAGCGAGATCGAGGAGCAACTACTCGCCGCAGGGTACCCGGAGGAGGGAATTCAACGTGCCCTCGACTGGATGGACGGCTTCGACGAAGACCACAGCCCCGAAAACAGCCGCTCTGCCATCCGTGGCTATCAACCCTGGGAAAATCTGCAGTTATCCGTGGCAACGCGCGGGCAGCTGGCGGAATGGGAATACCTGGGCGTCATCAACAGCAGTATTCGGGAGCGCATTATCGACCGTCTTCTGGCTCTGGAACTGGAAGAAACGGACTTGGAAACCCTCGACTGGGTCGCGTTTCTGGTGATGGTCAACGAGGACGGGCCCGATGGCTACTGGATGGACCACCTTCTCAGCCCCGATGGCCGTCGTATCCTGCACTGA
- the dprA gene encoding DNA-processing protein DprA encodes MKHSAWLALLRCPGLGPRRQRILLQQWGSAEACFGVRHPELAAASQEWLRRDPDDCLTDADRQWLASAGQDLCTWFDDDYPPLLREIADPPMALFLRGQRARLRDPLMAIVGSRNPTPVGNATARAFAEELGNQGLVIVSGLAIGIDAAAHQGALHSGTIGVLGTGIDLIYPRENLDLARAIPATGLIISEQPPGTRIHRGLFPRRNRLISGLCLGTLVVEAAENSGSLITARLAMEQGREVFAIPGSIHSPLARGPHRLIRDGAKLVETAQDILEELGPLFAASRTVAKVSREPEDSAERQVWAALGQETLSSEEIASRCGLTLPALSSILLHMEIQGYIASCPGGRFCRLPNTN; translated from the coding sequence TTGAAACACTCCGCTTGGCTAGCCCTCCTGCGCTGCCCCGGTCTCGGCCCACGACGGCAGCGCATCTTGCTACAGCAATGGGGCTCTGCGGAGGCTTGTTTTGGCGTGCGCCATCCCGAGCTGGCAGCGGCAAGTCAGGAATGGCTGCGCCGGGACCCCGACGACTGCCTGACGGACGCCGATCGTCAATGGTTGGCGAGTGCCGGGCAGGATCTCTGTACCTGGTTCGATGACGACTATCCCCCCTTGCTGCGGGAAATTGCCGATCCGCCCATGGCGCTATTTCTGCGTGGTCAGCGCGCCCGCCTGCGCGACCCGCTCATGGCCATCGTTGGCAGTCGCAACCCGACCCCAGTGGGAAACGCCACAGCGCGCGCCTTTGCCGAGGAATTGGGCAACCAGGGTCTGGTGATTGTCAGCGGCCTGGCCATCGGCATCGACGCCGCCGCGCACCAGGGTGCTCTGCATTCGGGTACCATTGGGGTATTGGGCACCGGCATCGATCTGATCTATCCGCGCGAAAATCTGGACCTCGCCCGCGCCATTCCGGCGACCGGCCTCATCATCAGCGAGCAGCCACCCGGCACCCGCATCCATCGCGGACTCTTTCCCCGCCGCAATCGCCTGATCAGCGGGCTCTGCCTGGGAACTCTAGTGGTCGAGGCAGCGGAAAACAGCGGCTCGCTGATCACCGCGCGCTTGGCCATGGAACAGGGCCGCGAGGTTTTTGCCATCCCTGGCTCGATCCACAGTCCACTGGCGCGCGGACCGCATCGCCTGATCCGAGACGGGGCCAAGCTGGTAGAGACGGCACAAGATATTCTCGAGGAGTTGGGACCTCTCTTTGCCGCCAGCCGGACCGTGGCGAAGGTATCGCGCGAGCCGGAAGATAGCGCCGAGCGTCAGGTGTGGGCGGCACTGGGACAGGAAACCCTGAGCAGTGAGGAGATCGCCAGTCGCTGCGGATTGACGCTTCCGGCGCTTTCGTCCATCCTCTTGCACATGGAAATCCAAGGATATATCGCCTCCTGCCCTGGGGGGCGCTTCTGCCGCCTTCCCAATACCAACTAG
- the topA gene encoding type I DNA topoisomerase, whose amino-acid sequence MTHLLIVESPAKAKTIQKYLGGDFTVLASYGHVRDLLPKEGAVDTEHDFAMRYAEIARNGKHVDAIASALRKADSLWLATDPDREGEAISWHLVELLRDKKLLEGKPVQRVVFHEITPRAVQDAVAHPRAIAMDLVNAQQARRALDYLVGFNLSPLLWRKVRPGLSAGRVQSAALRMICEREAEIRAFVAREYWTLSAELEQEGNRFPARLTQWQGKKLEQFDIPDAAAAGAIRGEILADLERQPLRVVKVERKQRQRQPAAPFTTSTLQQEASRKLGFNASRTMRVAQQLYEGISIGNETAGLITYMRTDAVNLSEDAIAAMRDFVQQHFGNEYLPKEARRFRTKAKNAQEAHEAIRPTDIRRHPDSLQGRLDKDQWRLYDLIWKRAVACQMAAAQLDLVAVDFAAGSHWQLRANGSTITFPGFLLVYQEGKDEQDENDEQRLLPALQEGDQPAFHGIEAEQHFTEPPPRYSDASLVKTLEAHGIGRPSTYASIIQTLQNREYVAVEQRRFLPTDLGEVVNQFLVQHFDQYVDYGFTAELEDQLDAISRGEKDWQPVLKDFWQPFHQRLEEKANISRSEATSEAIDENCPECGKPLRLKLGRYGRFISCSGYPDCNYARPIDGPREAPEPVGRDCPDCGKALVYRQGRYGRFISCSGYPSCKYLESLSTPKSTGVTCPDCGSGELVEKRSRYGKVFYSCNTYPKCKYAVWGEPIARSCPRCAWPVLYRKSTKRRGEELVCPQADCAFHFPEATEASEIAELLRDYLPPEPKAEKERADSSAKKGARRSSSAAKKASSGKKPASARAAQKKSSPAKV is encoded by the coding sequence ATGACCCACTTGCTGATCGTCGAGTCGCCAGCGAAGGCGAAGACCATCCAGAAGTATCTGGGCGGCGACTTTACCGTGCTTGCCTCCTACGGCCATGTGCGCGATCTGCTGCCGAAGGAAGGGGCCGTCGATACCGAACACGATTTTGCCATGCGCTATGCCGAAATCGCACGCAACGGCAAACATGTCGATGCCATTGCCAGTGCATTGCGCAAGGCCGATAGTCTCTGGCTCGCCACCGACCCGGATCGCGAGGGCGAAGCGATCTCGTGGCATCTGGTAGAGCTGTTGCGCGACAAGAAGCTGCTCGAGGGCAAACCGGTGCAGCGGGTGGTTTTCCATGAAATCACCCCACGTGCGGTGCAGGACGCCGTGGCGCATCCGCGCGCTATAGCCATGGATCTGGTCAATGCCCAGCAGGCGCGCCGCGCACTCGATTATCTCGTCGGTTTCAATCTCTCGCCGCTGCTCTGGCGCAAGGTGCGCCCTGGCCTTTCCGCCGGTCGCGTGCAGAGCGCAGCGCTGCGCATGATCTGCGAGCGCGAGGCCGAAATCCGCGCCTTCGTTGCGCGCGAATACTGGACCCTGAGCGCAGAGCTGGAGCAGGAGGGAAATCGTTTTCCCGCGCGCCTCACCCAGTGGCAGGGGAAGAAGCTCGAGCAATTCGACATTCCCGATGCAGCGGCTGCCGGGGCGATACGCGGCGAGATCCTTGCCGACCTCGAGCGCCAGCCGCTGCGGGTGGTCAAAGTCGAGCGCAAACAGCGCCAGCGGCAACCGGCAGCGCCGTTTACTACCTCTACCCTGCAGCAAGAGGCGTCGCGCAAACTCGGCTTCAATGCCAGTCGCACCATGCGTGTCGCCCAGCAACTCTACGAAGGCATCAGCATCGGTAACGAGACCGCTGGTCTGATCACCTACATGCGTACCGATGCAGTAAATCTCTCGGAAGATGCCATTGCCGCCATGCGCGACTTCGTGCAACAACACTTCGGCAACGAATATCTCCCCAAAGAGGCGCGTCGTTTCAGGACCAAGGCCAAGAATGCCCAGGAGGCGCACGAGGCGATCCGCCCCACCGACATCCGCCGTCACCCCGATAGTCTGCAGGGCCGCCTCGATAAGGACCAATGGCGCTTGTACGACTTGATTTGGAAACGCGCCGTCGCTTGCCAAATGGCTGCCGCACAGCTGGATCTGGTGGCTGTCGATTTTGCTGCGGGGAGCCACTGGCAACTGCGCGCCAACGGTTCGACGATCACTTTTCCCGGTTTCCTCTTGGTCTATCAGGAGGGCAAGGACGAGCAGGACGAAAACGACGAGCAACGCTTGCTGCCTGCCCTGCAAGAGGGCGATCAACCCGCTTTCCACGGGATCGAAGCCGAACAGCATTTTACCGAGCCACCACCGCGTTACAGCGATGCAAGCTTGGTCAAGACCCTCGAAGCCCACGGCATTGGTCGTCCTTCCACCTACGCAAGCATCATTCAGACCCTGCAGAACCGGGAGTATGTTGCCGTGGAGCAGCGCCGCTTTCTTCCCACTGACCTGGGGGAAGTTGTCAATCAGTTCCTGGTGCAGCATTTTGACCAATATGTCGACTATGGCTTCACCGCCGAGCTCGAGGATCAGCTCGATGCCATATCGCGCGGCGAAAAGGACTGGCAGCCGGTACTGAAGGACTTCTGGCAGCCTTTTCATCAGCGTCTGGAAGAAAAAGCCAATATCAGTCGCTCCGAGGCAACGAGCGAGGCGATCGACGAAAACTGCCCGGAATGTGGTAAACCGCTGCGGCTCAAGCTGGGACGCTACGGTCGCTTCATTTCCTGTAGTGGTTACCCCGACTGCAATTACGCCCGCCCCATCGACGGCCCGCGTGAGGCGCCGGAGCCGGTCGGACGCGACTGTCCCGACTGCGGCAAAGCCCTGGTCTATCGCCAGGGGCGCTATGGTCGCTTCATTTCCTGCAGTGGTTACCCGAGCTGCAAATATCTGGAGAGCCTGAGCACGCCCAAATCCACCGGCGTCACCTGCCCCGACTGTGGCAGCGGCGAGTTGGTGGAGAAGCGCAGCCGTTACGGTAAGGTCTTCTACTCTTGCAACACCTACCCCAAATGCAAATACGCCGTTTGGGGAGAGCCAATTGCCCGTTCTTGTCCACGCTGCGCTTGGCCGGTGCTATACAGGAAGAGCACCAAGCGTCGCGGTGAAGAATTGGTCTGTCCTCAGGCCGACTGCGCCTTCCATTTTCCGGAAGCGACGGAGGCAAGCGAAATCGCGGAATTGTTGCGCGACTACCTACCGCCGGAGCCCAAAGCAGAGAAGGAACGGGCCGACAGCAGCGCGAAAAAGGGCGCGCGCCGAAGCTCATCCGCTGCGAAAAAAGCGAGTAGCGGCAAGAAGCCTGCCAGCGCCCGGGCTGCCCAGAAGAAATCCAGTCCAGCCAAGGTTTGA